One Dunckerocampus dactyliophorus isolate RoL2022-P2 chromosome 15, RoL_Ddac_1.1, whole genome shotgun sequence genomic window, TCAATGGTGTGACACTTGCCGCAAAAAAATAGTTTCATTTTTAGCGAgcatgttttacattttatctAATTGATGCAACATTTTAGATTACAATGAATATAGTAAAACCTGCTTATTTTAAAGGTGGATGCTGACATGAGCATCATGGAAATATTAGGAATATTCTAATTATTAGCCGCACAGTggtcttgtggttagcatgtggcagtggcgggcggtgcatttggtaccttgGCCTTCAGTGGGGGACTTGTCCGGCCAGAATTTTTCTTGACATTATgggtttttgctttgtttttccacttttgcattGCATGGCTTCTGCACATGTGCACTCAGAGGTGGAGCTCCACTATCGGTCCTAAACCtaaaacttttaaataaaattcatCTActcaccagtgatgtcatcttctccttagtcagccattgtgggcgtaacttggCTTGATGAACAGTTTTGCTGTGATCAACTTATCAGAGGACAAAAACATGGCCATGTCACTGAGAGGCGAATCTGAAGTCTGattggtgcaaaaaaaaaaaaaacagcagagaaggccttgctggccctgactgcacaccactggcaTGTCGGTTTGTATCTCCGTTGGAAcatcgctgtgtggagtttgtctGTTCTCCGCGTGTGTGCATGGGTACTACGGCTTCCCctcacatcccaaaaatatgcgTGTTAGGTTCACTggatactctaaattgtccgtaggtgtgaatgtgagtgtgaataggtTTCTATActgcatgtgccctgtgattggctgacaaACAGTCCAGAGTAACCCATGTCTCACCCCAAGTCAGCTAGGaaaggctccagcttacctgtgaccatagtgaggacaagcgctatagaaaacggatgggaTGGAAGTATGGATTACCGTATAATTATTATTGGGAACCAAATTTATTGAATCAaactacaaaacaaacaaatgctatCCAGAGTAACTTTATGCAAACGGCCCTGACACGATCCACACTAATAGAGGCTGTGGTAAGACAAGTTTTGgtattgatgacatacttgactAATGCATGTCTCCTAACTGGACTGGTGCTCACATTCTCACGTCAGGTTGTGTTTTTACAGATCACATAAATTTGCTCGGAAAgcaccatttgcaacttttctgccctgaggggtgtactgtactgcgaagcgagtttaaTGGAGTATCAAGATCTGTTGAGTCTAAAGCCAGGCTTGCCTGTACTACGAAGGCGGGCGGCTCTTTTTTAACGCAGCATTAtgaccatggtaacttaggctaaactcataacctggtgcCAAACAGATTACTGTATGTCCggactttcatcttaaaattgGCTATAAAAGCGCTCCTGTTTCACTGAGTAACTCATTTGGAGATGCCGTCACCATTTGTTGAGAACCCGGTGGACCTGGGCACAAGAATAATTCAGGCAGCACTACGACGGGAGCGGCTTTTTCCAAGATCACACTGATGTTCATTCCCTGATGAAATCCTCAGATTTTCATTCGAGGGAACATgctacatttgctcactttttgagccgagTGTCACGActaaaatgtgttaaatgtgTTAAACGATACTGCACAAAGCCGAGAACTGGCTTTGTGCAGTATCGTGTAACTCAGTTTATGGATTTGTGGCTGTCATTGGTCTGACAGGTTGTTTTGGTGCCAATTTGTGTAAACAAATAACCACGCTATTGAACAGCGTGGGCTTATAAGGAGAGCATTGACGAGGGTTTTTTTTGCGTCAGTAATGGCAACCATTGTTCCACTCCGTTTAGTAAAACGGAATTTGATGCGAAGGAGACGTATTGCACTGCGTGAGACAAATTATGGTCACACCATAATGACTGGTTTTCTGGTCCACACCACCCAATAcggtaaaactgcacattttggagtggccttttattgtggccatccTAGGGCAAACCTGTTCAATAATCATGAAGTCACCTGTTGTGAATTTTGCTGCTCAGCtcgttagagaacagcaaggtGTGCAGAGAGTACTGACACGTTCAACAGTttgaaaacacattcaaaagtttagaaagcataatatccctaactttttatctgaacaaaacatccacatcttaatTTTGTGTTATCGGTGTCAGAGCAAATTAGTCTTTACTtacacttttaaaatgttttattaatatgCCAAGGACCAATAATGAATTAGCTTCAGGTCGAAAATAGCCAAAGGAAcgcactttgtacacccctgatttacacaGATTCTGATTGTTGGGGAGAAAAattcagcttgttagctttaaaaaaaaaaaagaaatccatgCCTCTACTCCACATGGTTCAAGGACagctttatatttactttgggTATGACTGTTTTGGGTGCTTTGTTCCAAAATCTCAGAATTAGAAGGGTTTAGATACATCTGTAAAATAAGATGACTTGGTGGTTGTCCTCCTGTAGCTTTATTAAGAACAGTACAAACCccaaataaatagaaatcaGTGCGATGTAACAATAAATAACCAAATGACTTGACAAtaaatactgtgaagaaatgaCAACAAAGGCTCAGGCGCTACAGATGCTACTTGGATGCTAACGAGGCAGGCTGACAAAGACAGTGAAGATCTCTGATTTAGTCGCGCTAGCAGTGAAGAGAAAAGCATTTCGTCGTATGTCAGTGATTTGAGCCTCTGCTAAGGGGGCGGGGCCAATGTTTCAGCACATCACATGCACTGTCAACAGCACCGAAGTCAAAGCCAAGGCGCCTGCTGCCATCTGGTGGCCGCTGGCGTCACTGACCGAAATGTTATTCAGGAAAGTGGACCACCTGAACCCGAGCGAGTCTTTTCAGCATCTCCTGCTAGAAGATGGATATTTGCTCTTCAGAGCCTCTTTGAAGCTGCGAAACAGAAGCCGGTTGCGTttgttctcctcctccttcctggcGTGGAACTCGCCCTGGATCTTGAAGCCGCGGTGGACCAGGAAGGCCGAGCTCAGCACAGAGAAGCGGTAGCCGGCCACATGGAGCTCACAGGCCTGCCAAAGACCAACCATGAGCATGTGCAGAGATCCAAAGTGGACACGAGAaggcaaaatgtgaaaaaaagcaaagaggaaCCAACCTGGCTGATTCGGTTGAAGCCATACTGTTTGAAGCCCTCGTCGTAGAGCGGAACGCCACGCGAGCCGATGTAGAACGGCTCCCAGGGAACGGTCCAGGTGAGCGTGTAGGCCACCTCCAGGGCGTCATTGCCTCGGACGTGGCCGTTGATCCACCGCGAGTAATTAGTAGGGCCTTGGCAGCGAGGACACAGCTCTTCGTAAAACGGCCGCACCTCGCCCACCTGGTAGAGCTGCACCAGCTCGGCCTTGGTGGCGGGCATCTTCCTGGCGTGACGGATCTCAAAGGCGGGCAAGACGAACACCTGATCGGGGGCGGGCTCGTGCCTCAAGACCATGGCCAGGAAGTCTCGGTGCAGGTCGGCACTGGGCATCATGTCCATGTCTATCACCAGGACATAAGAGGACTCTGCGCCCCCCCGAGCCACGTTCCGAAGAAGGTTGTTGGGGTAGGAAATGTTTCCGCTGATGGCATAGTTCTTATATTTATCCCTGTAAGAGTCCAGCCTGGAGAAGACGGCGGCGCAGTCATCCAGGCCTGCAAAGGTCTGGTGGTCCTGCTCGGGGAAGCTGGCCATCTCCCCTGAGAGGCAGACCAGGTGGAAGTCCACCAGGGACTGGATATGAGGGCACAGCAAACTGAGCGCATACACCAAGGCTGTGGCAAACTTGACATCCTGGCCGTGAGCAAAGATAGCCACTGAGAGCGGGTTCTGCCACCTCTCCACAAGCGCTTCAAGGTGGTGAAGGTTGTTGATGGTCGTGTGGGTGGCCAAAGTCAGGACTTTGGAGGCCGGATTTTGATCGCTTTTAATAAGGTTCTTGTACACTCGGTACTGTCCATTGTTGTCAAAGATGCCCCCGGTAGAGAGAGAATACCTCAGACGCTCCTTGCGTGAGTTCTTCTCGTGGTGTTCGATGTTCCTGGGACCAGAGACTCCAAAGACCTCCGAGTAGCGGTACCGTTGCTGTTTGATTGTTTGATTGTTTTGAAACTTGGACAAAAAGGACAAGTAAAGGAGCTGCAGCAGCGCCACCAACAGGAGAGCAATCAGCACCACTCTGAAGGCAGAACATTTCTTGCAcagatgcatttcacaagaacCTAGTCCAATCTGAGAGGATGGCCTGGTGTTTGGGATCCTTTCTTGGTTCAGAGCGAGCTAACGTAGCCTACATTGCTAAACGGATCATAGCGGCCTAGCCTAGCATATTTGTCTGCCTGAAAGTAAAGATGTTCATTTGACGCTCGAAGACACGAATGTCAGCATAAAGACTTCGTAGAAGTCAACACACACGATCCACGCTCGTcatgaaaaatgtcaaatatcacCATGGACTCAACGCTTGTCTCGTATTCACTGCGAGCTACTTACCGTAATGCCTGCACTCAAAGAGCAGGGCATTTTAGCCGGCTCTGTGACGTTAATAGCGGCCAATAATCCAAGTATTTTGTTGTTAACTACTAAACCAGTGGTTACCAAACTTTTTAGAGTTGCGTacaccttcagacatttgacctgtagCCATGAACACCTGaaaaacatacaccttttttttttttttttaaatcttaattaacttaaaatattgaacataatttatagtgattccgggtcaaaaatgtgtattttgcatggttacattttgataaagttttacatgagcactgacaaATAATCATCCTACGCTGTAAAATTCATTAGTTAACCTTActtaaaaaacatgcaaaccgattgccttgaaaaaaaaaaaacaatatagttGATCACAATagatgtttacattttacttGGTACACTCAAGTGAGATtacctctttttaaaaaaataagtttgttcTACTTATTTATCTGAGGTGAAAGTGATATTGGTGTTTACAGTGTACATCTCTTTAGAAATATTTAACATAATTGGTTTATTAATTTGATAGTATTTCCGGGTCaaaattttgtattttgcatggttacactttgataaagtttcataacaacaaaataaatagataagtatcctacatatcttttgttccagtctgatgttggtaTCCTTGCGTTTGAAtgtgttgactttttttgtccactcatacTGGCcatggtttaaatctgcatatgaATTTAAGATCAAATTGAAGTGGAAattttaacaatcatgataaagcagtatctggagtacaaaaatacaaacgataaagcctcattttagggGGCATCCCAGCACACACcgacaggttttcactgctccgccatgcggggattggaatataaatgaaatctttaaGATTATACACTCTTACAGTACAAAATAATCCTCAAATTTACTTCTTTGTTCATGTGATGCAGACAGAACAATTACCAACTTTGTGCTGTGTCGCCTTTCTGCTAAGTTCTCCTTGCGCCACGAGGCATTCGGGCACATTTTGATTCACGTACCCCTTATTGCAATGGGTGTACacctgggggtacgcgtaccccactttaggAACCTAGGTACTAAATAATTACCACTTTACACACATGGCTTTGAGTGTTTTTAATTAACAGTCAAATAGCAATAGACTTCCTAACTTTTATTGCATTTCCCCAATGAAACATCACACATTTGTGTTTCATGAGAGCCTTTAATCTTACAGGTTGTAATAACAAATCAGCTTTCTGATCCTTGTATCGCTGTAAACCACACTGAAGCACTGTGAAATCAGTTTTCTTAATTTCAACTTTGACGGTCCAAAATCTGACCTTACTAAAATGcaacaatgcggaggcaaattCCTTTTTACAACCtagattttttgttaaaactgCAACTGTTCTCAATATGTGAAATGCTAATATAGAAGCATACTGTCAAAAACTAGGAAACCAAAACACCCGCTCCACTTTTCGGGCCGCTTCCTTCGCTGTTGGTGGAGGACGTTGATTGGCCTTGTGCTTCTCCCTCACCCTCGCCGACCAAGCGAATGTTGTAGCGTTCCCTGTACTCTGTCAGCTCACGCCCTTTATCCTGCATCTTTGTGTTGATGGACTCAATTATTTTGGATATCTGTATGGGGACGAGAAGAGAGTGTCAAGCTTTATACGACAGTGTAACTGCATTGACCTATACTTGAGAAGAAACACCCAGTTTCGAGTTGCCTTTTAACAGCAGCATAAATGAATGGAATGTAGTGGTTACCTGAGGTGTCCAATCAAGTTCAGGTCATGTAAGGTGTCACTAATAAGTCACTCAGAAGTTTTAAAAGTATTTGCAACATGTACTGGCAGCTTAAAATGTTTGACCtgttctttgtttgtttccaaCGCCGGTAAAACCTCTTTCACTGTTCTCTCCACCAACACGCCACCGACGAGACGAAAGCATTTCCTGGATGGATCCACGTCCTTCAGGGTGTCAATGACTAAGCTGGATGTGAAAATACACGCCACAGAAGTCAATGTCAAGTGTAGGTAAACAGAAATGTCAAGTCCAGACGTGCGACAAAaccagttaaccctttatcttccaatagATCGTCTCTAAACAACATCATCtcgagcagttcagaatcaatatttatctaataacatgagaTGCATTAAATTTAGAAAATGCATCACGCTCATCACTCATTTCTAAACACTGGCCTTGACGACTTCCAGTGAAAGTGGCAAACAAACCCTTCGCTGGcctgacatatactgtataaactcGCTTATTTGTTCACATAACTCACTCAGAACGATGTAAAACACTGTGTCTGTGTCCTTTCTTTGAGTCAGAACAGGATCAATTAAGAGCTGCTGTTGaggtgttcaagcgcactggTAACTTTTACTGTTAGGCACAGGCtttcagacatcaaccaatcaaaGGATGGTGTGCTTGGCtccatagctacagcggtagttccctctcactgtgcccggactgctgtgtcacggtgtagggagctcgcatgggaagtgccGCTCCAACCGCTGGTTGCGTAtaatagggaccgcacaaacactactaacaatattgttggccatgctgtgtaataataataataatttaaaaaaaagcaaattgagcaatactttggttgcatgcgtctgtgtaggctctcagtcatacaggagttgtccatcgaggaaaggacttcttgagacgtcatctgtacttctgtgaagaaggtgtcggacgtttatcaacatcgcagggacaattctagtggtcctcaatcagcagtacatctacaccttaaagcaaccaatcactcttttgaggacagcgaggtaaagattttggccaaagaaaacagatggtttgaaagaggagtaaaggaagccatttttgtcaaacaacagaacccatcattgaatcggaatggtggtttgaggtttaatttgaaccctgtgttcagcaagttactgagaccaaaacccacagctcttagtcttgcaaatgaggtgaagccagggccgagccagaacaatagatgctaacgagccagtatcagagtcgttcatacccaactcagggagcgacacttcccttttatcggaggtgttaatagcaggaaaggattacaccactactccgcccaggcttagtgtaaggaaccaataggaggcgggtgttggcacaccaattcctcccactcttactgtatttaaggcctaggctaccagcacttactagttcgctgacaaagctcttcggatgaggagcgaaacgtccgacaccttcttcacagaagtacagatgacgtctcaagaagccttttccactttggttgcattattt contains:
- the b4gat1 gene encoding beta-1,4-glucuronyltransferase 1 — encoded protein: MHLCKKCSAFRVVLIALLLVALLQLLYLSFLSKFQNNQTIKQQRYRYSEVFGVSGPRNIEHHEKNSRKERLRYSLSTGGIFDNNGQYRVYKNLIKSDQNPASKVLTLATHTTINNLHHLEALVERWQNPLSVAIFAHGQDVKFATALVYALSLLCPHIQSLVDFHLVCLSGEMASFPEQDHQTFAGLDDCAAVFSRLDSYRDKYKNYAISGNISYPNNLLRNVARGGAESSYVLVIDMDMMPSADLHRDFLAMVLRHEPAPDQVFVLPAFEIRHARKMPATKAELVQLYQVGEVRPFYEELCPRCQGPTNYSRWINGHVRGNDALEVAYTLTWTVPWEPFYIGSRGVPLYDEGFKQYGFNRISQACELHVAGYRFSVLSSAFLVHRGFKIQGEFHARKEEENKRNRLLFRSFKEALKSKYPSSSRRC
- the pfdn2 gene encoding prefoldin subunit 2, which codes for MAANSSNTGTKSGTTSGGKQSGPSAEQVVATFQRMRQEQRSMASKAAELEMDINEHSLVIDTLKDVDPSRKCFRLVGGVLVERTVKEVLPALETNKEQISKIIESINTKMQDKGRELTEYRERYNIRLVGEGEGEAQGQSTSSTNSEGSGPKSGAGVLVS